One Gemmatimonadota bacterium genomic window, AGGGTCGCTCAAACCCATTCTGGTGGGTCAGGACCCACTTAATATCGAACAATTGTGGGACGACATGTTCTGGCGCATACGCGGTGTGGGGCGCAAGGGCCTGGCCTTTTGTGCCCTTTCAGCAGTCGATATTGCCCTGTGGGACCTGAAGGCCAAGTATTATCAAACTCCCCTCTACAAACTGCTCGGCCCTTATACGGACACTGTCCCGGTTTACGGTAGCGGCGGTTGGACCCACTACAGCATAGATGAATTAATTGCCGAACAGGCCAGCTATGTAGAACGCGGCATGAAGTCCGTCAAAATGAAAGTCGGCAAAGATTTTGGGCGAAGTGAAGCTGAAGATGTGGCGCGACTATCTGCGGTGCGGAAAGCACTGGGCGATGACATAGAGATTCTCATTGACGCAAATAATGGATACTACGCCAAACAAGCCATTCGCATGGCCCAGGCGTTTGAGGAATACAACATCGGTTGGTTTGAAGAACCCGTACTGGCCGATGACATCGAAGGCCTGGCAGCCATTGCCCGCGCCACCACAATTCCCATAGCAACCGGCGAACACGAGTACACCAAATACGGCTTCAAAGACCTCATCGCCCGGGGCGGAGCGGATATCGTCCAACCTGATGTGGGCCGGGTCGGCGGCATCACCGAATGGATGAAAGTGGCGCACCTTGCCCACGCCTTCAACCTGCCCGTTGCGCCCCACGCCTACCAACTCATCCACCTGCACCTATCTTGCGCGACCCCAAATCTGCGAATTGTGGAATACCTCGGCACGGTGGAAGAATCCGACCGGATAACCTACACAGAATTTTCCGAGCCGGTCAATGGCGTCTGGTCCCCCAATCCCGATAAGCCGGGTCTGGGTCTGGAACTGGATCCCGAGGCAGTGAAACAATACGCAGTATAGATTAACTTGTATTTCAATTGTTCTCGGGTAGTCCACGCACCCAGGTTGTGTTCTGTATCGGCTTGAGGATCTCAAGTACCTCAGCAAGTAATGCTTCATCAATCGGCGATTCTAACCACTCGATATTCTCTTTCAAATGTTCAGGCCGCGTTGTACCGACCAGCGTCGTTGCAAAATCTGGATTGGCCAATCCAAATTGCATAGCCAGCTTAGAAATGTTCTCGCCTTTCTGCTTGCAAAACGCCACAGCCTTTGCACAAACCCGCTTGATCTTTTCAGTGGCGGGGTGACCTGGCGCTGGTCCTCGTTCAGTGAACAGCCCCATACCCAAAGGTGAAGCATTGATCATCCCCACGCCCTTTTCCCTTAAATAAGGCACCAGCATTTCAAAGGACGTATCATGTAGCATATAGTGGCAAAACGACAGCACCATATCCACATCCGTCCGATCGAGCACAGATCGATAGACTTTTAACGGAAATCCGGTGATGCCCACAAACCTGGTTTTCCCCTGTTCCTGCAACCGCCGCAAAGTAGGAAGTGCTTCTTCTACGATCTGATCCAGCGAGACAAAATCGATATCGTGACACTGGAAAATATCCACATAATCCAACCCCAGTCGCATAAGACTTTCATCCATACTTTCCACAATTCGTCCTGCTGAAAAATCGGACACCCCACCTGCATAACGCCCAACTTTGGTTGCCAGATAATATTTGTCTCGCGGAATCTCCTTCAAAGCCTTCCCCAGCGCGCGCTCCGATTTTGTTCCACCGTAAAGCGGCGAGGTATCAATCAAATTGATCCCACAGTCAATTGCTGTGTGTACAGCTTTAATTCCCCGAGCTTCATCGGGCG contains:
- a CDS encoding mandelate racemase/muconate lactonizing enzyme family protein, with the translated sequence MQITDVKTTVLSMPHLTGIQDATIRHLEQGRTQCFVHIITDEGLEGLGTGGGARAAREIIEGSLKPILVGQDPLNIEQLWDDMFWRIRGVGRKGLAFCALSAVDIALWDLKAKYYQTPLYKLLGPYTDTVPVYGSGGWTHYSIDELIAEQASYVERGMKSVKMKVGKDFGRSEAEDVARLSAVRKALGDDIEILIDANNGYYAKQAIRMAQAFEEYNIGWFEEPVLADDIEGLAAIARATTIPIATGEHEYTKYGFKDLIARGGADIVQPDVGRVGGITEWMKVAHLAHAFNLPVAPHAYQLIHLHLSCATPNLRIVEYLGTVEESDRITYTEFSEPVNGVWSPNPDKPGLGLELDPEAVKQYAV
- a CDS encoding aldo/keto reductase produces the protein MEYRELGKTGLKVSVLSYGASGLGSIYGTPDEARGIKAVHTAIDCGINLIDTSPLYGGTKSERALGKALKEIPRDKYYLATKVGRYAGGVSDFSAGRIVESMDESLMRLGLDYVDIFQCHDIDFVSLDQIVEEALPTLRRLQEQGKTRFVGITGFPLKVYRSVLDRTDVDMVLSFCHYMLHDTSFEMLVPYLREKGVGMINASPLGMGLFTERGPAPGHPATEKIKRVCAKAVAFCKQKGENISKLAMQFGLANPDFATTLVGTTRPEHLKENIEWLESPIDEALLAEVLEILKPIQNTTWVRGLPENN